The Daucus carota subsp. sativus chromosome 2, DH1 v3.0, whole genome shotgun sequence genome includes a window with the following:
- the LOC108209058 gene encoding 36.4 kDa proline-rich protein isoform X11 gives MGSKVLAMLLIYMICIVISLPPIYACGYCEPRPPYRQPNPPTHPRPHPPEHGGGGPGGKPPGVLPPIVMPPPVTNPPGHIPPIVLPPIVNPPGTIPPPSSSYPPYTSPPGSGGGGGGGGSPGSGGGGHGGSPGSGGGGGSPGSGGGGGSPGSGGGGHGGGGSPGSGGGGGSPGSGGGGHGGGGSPGSGGGGGGSPGGGGGGPGCGGCGGGPGLVPPPATCPINALKLGLCVDVLGGLVHIGLGDPVENVCCPVLQGLLELEAAICLCTTIRLKLLNLNIFIPLALQVLATCGITPPPGFVCPPLV, from the exons ATGGGTTCTAAGGTTTTAGCCATGTTGTTgatatatatgatttgcatTGTGATTTCTTTGCCACCTATCTATGCTTGTGGTTATTGTGAGCCGCGGCCACCTTACAGGCAGCCTAACCCTCCGACTCATCCTCGGCCACATCCGCCCGAACATGGCGGAGGAGGGCCTGGTGGAAAGCCACCGGGTGTTCTTCCACCCATTGTGATGCCCCCTCCGGTAACTAATCCTCCTGGTCATATTCCTCCAATCGTGTTGCCGCCCATAGTTAATCCTCCTGGAACAATACCACCGCCTTCATCCAGCTATCCACCTTACACAAGCCCTCCAGGAAGTGGCGggggaggtggtggtggtggatcACCTGGTAGTGGCGGAGGTGGACATGGTGGATCGCCTGGTAGTGGTGGAGGTGGTGGATCGCCTGGTAGTGGTGGAGGTGGTGGATCGCCTGGTAGTGGTGGAG GTGGACATGGCGGTGGTGGATCACCTGGTAGTGGCGGAGGTGGTGGATCGCCTGGTAGTGGCGGAGGTGGACATGGTGGTGGTGGATCACCTGGTAGTGGTGGTGGCGGAGGTGGATCTCCAGGAGGTGGGGGTGGTGGACCTGGCTGTGGTGGTTGCGGTGGAGGACCAGGTCTCGTCCCTCCGCCTGCTACTTGTCCCATCAATGCACTAAAACTAGGGCTGTGTGTGGATGTGTTGGGAGGATTGGTGCATATTGGTTTGGGAGATCCAGTAGAGAATGTATGTTGTCCAGTACTTCAAGGTTTGCTTGAGCTAGAAGCAGCTATCTGCCTCTGCACCACCATTAGGCTTAAACTTCTTAACCTCAACATTTTCATCCCTCTCGCTCTTCAAGTACTAGCAACTTGTGGAATAACTCCTCCTCCTGGCTTCGTATGCCCTCCTTTGGTGTAA
- the LOC108209058 gene encoding uncharacterized protein LOC108209058 isoform X3 gives MGSKVLAMLLIYMICIVISLPPIYACGYCEPRPPYRQPNPPTHPRPHPPEHGGGGPGGKPPGVLPPIVMPPPVTNPPGHIPPIVLPPIVNPPGTIPPPSSSYPPYTSPPGSGGGGGGGGSPGSGGGGHGGSPGSGGGGGSPGSGGGGGSPGSGGGGGSPGSGGGGHGGGGHGGGGGSPGSGGGGGSPGSGGGGHGGGGGSPGSGGGGHGGGGSPGSGGGGGSPGSGGGGHGGGGSPGSGGGGGGSPGGGGGGPGCGGCGGGPGLVPPPATCPINALKLGLCVDVLGGLVHIGLGDPVENVCCPVLQGLLELEAAICLCTTIRLKLLNLNIFIPLALQVLATCGITPPPGFVCPPLV, from the exons ATGGGTTCTAAGGTTTTAGCCATGTTGTTgatatatatgatttgcatTGTGATTTCTTTGCCACCTATCTATGCTTGTGGTTATTGTGAGCCGCGGCCACCTTACAGGCAGCCTAACCCTCCGACTCATCCTCGGCCACATCCGCCCGAACATGGCGGAGGAGGGCCTGGTGGAAAGCCACCGGGTGTTCTTCCACCCATTGTGATGCCCCCTCCGGTAACTAATCCTCCTGGTCATATTCCTCCAATCGTGTTGCCGCCCATAGTTAATCCTCCTGGAACAATACCACCGCCTTCATCCAGCTATCCACCTTACACAAGCCCTCCAGGAAGTGGCGggggaggtggtggtggtggatcACCTGGTAGTGGCGGAGGTGGACATGGTGGATCGCCTGGTAGTGGTGGAGGTGGTGGATCGCCTGGTAGTGGTGGAGGTGGTGGATCGCCTGGTAGTGGTGGAGGTGGTGGATCACCTGGCAGTGGTGGAGGTGGACATGGTGGTGGTGGACACGGAGGAGGTGGTGGATCACCTGGCAGTGGTGGAG GTGGTGGATCACCTGGCAGTGGTGGAGGTGGACACGGTGGAGGTGGTGGATCACCGGGCAGTGGTGGAGGTGGACATGGCGGTGGTGGATCACCTGGTAGTGGCGGAGGTGGTGGATCGCCTGGTAGTGGCGGAGGTGGACATGGTGGTGGTGGATCACCTGGTAGTGGTGGTGGCGGAGGTGGATCTCCAGGAGGTGGGGGTGGTGGACCTGGCTGTGGTGGTTGCGGTGGAGGACCAGGTCTCGTCCCTCCGCCTGCTACTTGTCCCATCAATGCACTAAAACTAGGGCTGTGTGTGGATGTGTTGGGAGGATTGGTGCATATTGGTTTGGGAGATCCAGTAGAGAATGTATGTTGTCCAGTACTTCAAGGTTTGCTTGAGCTAGAAGCAGCTATCTGCCTCTGCACCACCATTAGGCTTAAACTTCTTAACCTCAACATTTTCATCCCTCTCGCTCTTCAAGTACTAGCAACTTGTGGAATAACTCCTCCTCCTGGCTTCGTATGCCCTCCTTTGGTGTAA
- the LOC108209058 gene encoding 36.4 kDa proline-rich protein isoform X6, which produces MGSKVLAMLLIYMICIVISLPPIYACGYCEPRPPYRQPNPPTHPRPHPPEHGGGGPGGKPPGVLPPIVMPPPVTNPPGHIPPIVLPPIVNPPGTIPPPSSSYPPYTSPPGSGGGGGGGGSPGSGGGGHGGSPGSGGGGGSPGSGGGGGSPGSGGGGGSPGSGGGGGSPGSGGGGHGGGGGSPGSGGGGHGGGGSPGSGGGGGSPGSGGGGHGGGGSPGSGGGGGGSPGGGGGGPGCGGCGGGPGLVPPPATCPINALKLGLCVDVLGGLVHIGLGDPVENVCCPVLQGLLELEAAICLCTTIRLKLLNLNIFIPLALQVLATCGITPPPGFVCPPLV; this is translated from the exons ATGGGTTCTAAGGTTTTAGCCATGTTGTTgatatatatgatttgcatTGTGATTTCTTTGCCACCTATCTATGCTTGTGGTTATTGTGAGCCGCGGCCACCTTACAGGCAGCCTAACCCTCCGACTCATCCTCGGCCACATCCGCCCGAACATGGCGGAGGAGGGCCTGGTGGAAAGCCACCGGGTGTTCTTCCACCCATTGTGATGCCCCCTCCGGTAACTAATCCTCCTGGTCATATTCCTCCAATCGTGTTGCCGCCCATAGTTAATCCTCCTGGAACAATACCACCGCCTTCATCCAGCTATCCACCTTACACAAGCCCTCCAGGAAGTGGCGggggaggtggtggtggtggatcACCTGGTAGTGGCGGAGGTGGACATGGTGGATCGCCTGGTAGTGGTGGAGGTGGTGGATCGCCTGGTAGTGGTGGAGGTGGTGGATCGCCTGGTAGTGGTGGAGGTGGTGGATCACCTGGCAGTGGTGGAG GTGGTGGATCACCTGGCAGTGGTGGAGGTGGACACGGTGGAGGTGGTGGATCACCGGGCAGTGGTGGAGGTGGACATGGCGGTGGTGGATCACCTGGTAGTGGCGGAGGTGGTGGATCGCCTGGTAGTGGCGGAGGTGGACATGGTGGTGGTGGATCACCTGGTAGTGGTGGTGGCGGAGGTGGATCTCCAGGAGGTGGGGGTGGTGGACCTGGCTGTGGTGGTTGCGGTGGAGGACCAGGTCTCGTCCCTCCGCCTGCTACTTGTCCCATCAATGCACTAAAACTAGGGCTGTGTGTGGATGTGTTGGGAGGATTGGTGCATATTGGTTTGGGAGATCCAGTAGAGAATGTATGTTGTCCAGTACTTCAAGGTTTGCTTGAGCTAGAAGCAGCTATCTGCCTCTGCACCACCATTAGGCTTAAACTTCTTAACCTCAACATTTTCATCCCTCTCGCTCTTCAAGTACTAGCAACTTGTGGAATAACTCCTCCTCCTGGCTTCGTATGCCCTCCTTTGGTGTAA
- the LOC108209058 gene encoding 36.4 kDa proline-rich protein isoform X5 — MGSKVLAMLLIYMICIVISLPPIYACGYCEPRPPYRQPNPPTHPRPHPPEHGGGGPGGKPPGVLPPIVMPPPVTNPPGHIPPIVLPPIVNPPGTIPPPSSSYPPYTSPPGSGGGGGGGGSPGSGGGGHGGSPGSGGGGGSPGSGGGGGSPGSGGGGGSPGSGGGGHGGGGHGGGGGSPGSGGGGGSPGSGGGGHGGGGSPGSGGGGGSPGSGGGGHGGGGSPGSGGGGGGSPGGGGGGPGCGGCGGGPGLVPPPATCPINALKLGLCVDVLGGLVHIGLGDPVENVCCPVLQGLLELEAAICLCTTIRLKLLNLNIFIPLALQVLATCGITPPPGFVCPPLV, encoded by the exons ATGGGTTCTAAGGTTTTAGCCATGTTGTTgatatatatgatttgcatTGTGATTTCTTTGCCACCTATCTATGCTTGTGGTTATTGTGAGCCGCGGCCACCTTACAGGCAGCCTAACCCTCCGACTCATCCTCGGCCACATCCGCCCGAACATGGCGGAGGAGGGCCTGGTGGAAAGCCACCGGGTGTTCTTCCACCCATTGTGATGCCCCCTCCGGTAACTAATCCTCCTGGTCATATTCCTCCAATCGTGTTGCCGCCCATAGTTAATCCTCCTGGAACAATACCACCGCCTTCATCCAGCTATCCACCTTACACAAGCCCTCCAGGAAGTGGCGggggaggtggtggtggtggatcACCTGGTAGTGGCGGAGGTGGACATGGTGGATCGCCTGGTAGTGGTGGAGGTGGTGGATCGCCTGGTAGTGGTGGAGGTGGTGGATCGCCTGGTAGTGGTGGAGGTGGTGGATCACCTGGCAGTGGTGGAGGTGGACATGGTGGTGGTGGACACGGAGGAGGTGGTGGATCACCTGGCAGTGGTGGAG GTGGTGGATCACCTGGCAGTGGTGGAG GTGGACATGGCGGTGGTGGATCACCTGGTAGTGGCGGAGGTGGTGGATCGCCTGGTAGTGGCGGAGGTGGACATGGTGGTGGTGGATCACCTGGTAGTGGTGGTGGCGGAGGTGGATCTCCAGGAGGTGGGGGTGGTGGACCTGGCTGTGGTGGTTGCGGTGGAGGACCAGGTCTCGTCCCTCCGCCTGCTACTTGTCCCATCAATGCACTAAAACTAGGGCTGTGTGTGGATGTGTTGGGAGGATTGGTGCATATTGGTTTGGGAGATCCAGTAGAGAATGTATGTTGTCCAGTACTTCAAGGTTTGCTTGAGCTAGAAGCAGCTATCTGCCTCTGCACCACCATTAGGCTTAAACTTCTTAACCTCAACATTTTCATCCCTCTCGCTCTTCAAGTACTAGCAACTTGTGGAATAACTCCTCCTCCTGGCTTCGTATGCCCTCCTTTGGTGTAA
- the LOC108209058 gene encoding 36.4 kDa proline-rich protein isoform X7, which produces MGSKVLAMLLIYMICIVISLPPIYACGYCEPRPPYRQPNPPTHPRPHPPEHGGGGPGGKPPGVLPPIVMPPPVTNPPGHIPPIVLPPIVNPPGTIPPPSSSYPPYTSPPGSGGGGGGGGSPGSGGGGHGGSPGSGGGGGSPGSGGGGGSPGSGGGGGSPGSGGGGHGGGGHGGGGGSPGSGGGGHGGGGSPGSGGGGGSPGSGGGGHGGGGSPGSGGGGGGSPGGGGGGPGCGGCGGGPGLVPPPATCPINALKLGLCVDVLGGLVHIGLGDPVENVCCPVLQGLLELEAAICLCTTIRLKLLNLNIFIPLALQVLATCGITPPPGFVCPPLV; this is translated from the exons ATGGGTTCTAAGGTTTTAGCCATGTTGTTgatatatatgatttgcatTGTGATTTCTTTGCCACCTATCTATGCTTGTGGTTATTGTGAGCCGCGGCCACCTTACAGGCAGCCTAACCCTCCGACTCATCCTCGGCCACATCCGCCCGAACATGGCGGAGGAGGGCCTGGTGGAAAGCCACCGGGTGTTCTTCCACCCATTGTGATGCCCCCTCCGGTAACTAATCCTCCTGGTCATATTCCTCCAATCGTGTTGCCGCCCATAGTTAATCCTCCTGGAACAATACCACCGCCTTCATCCAGCTATCCACCTTACACAAGCCCTCCAGGAAGTGGCGggggaggtggtggtggtggatcACCTGGTAGTGGCGGAGGTGGACATGGTGGATCGCCTGGTAGTGGTGGAGGTGGTGGATCGCCTGGTAGTGGTGGAGGTGGTGGATCGCCTGGTAGTGGTGGAGGTGGTGGATCACCTGGCAGTGGTGGAGGTGGACATGGTGGTGGTGGACACGGAGGAGGTGGTGGATCACCTGGCAGTGGTGGAG GTGGACATGGCGGTGGTGGATCACCTGGTAGTGGCGGAGGTGGTGGATCGCCTGGTAGTGGCGGAGGTGGACATGGTGGTGGTGGATCACCTGGTAGTGGTGGTGGCGGAGGTGGATCTCCAGGAGGTGGGGGTGGTGGACCTGGCTGTGGTGGTTGCGGTGGAGGACCAGGTCTCGTCCCTCCGCCTGCTACTTGTCCCATCAATGCACTAAAACTAGGGCTGTGTGTGGATGTGTTGGGAGGATTGGTGCATATTGGTTTGGGAGATCCAGTAGAGAATGTATGTTGTCCAGTACTTCAAGGTTTGCTTGAGCTAGAAGCAGCTATCTGCCTCTGCACCACCATTAGGCTTAAACTTCTTAACCTCAACATTTTCATCCCTCTCGCTCTTCAAGTACTAGCAACTTGTGGAATAACTCCTCCTCCTGGCTTCGTATGCCCTCCTTTGGTGTAA
- the LOC108209058 gene encoding 36.4 kDa proline-rich protein isoform X8, translated as MGSKVLAMLLIYMICIVISLPPIYACGYCEPRPPYRQPNPPTHPRPHPPEHGGGGPGGKPPGVLPPIVMPPPVTNPPGHIPPIVLPPIVNPPGTIPPPSSSYPPYTSPPGSGGGGGGGGSPGSGGGGHGGSPGSGGGGGSPGSGGGGGSPGSGGGGGSPGSGGGGHGGGGHGGGGGSPGSGGGGHGGGGHGGGGGSPGSGGGGHGGGGSPGSGGGGGGSPGGGGGGPGCGGCGGGPGLVPPPATCPINALKLGLCVDVLGGLVHIGLGDPVENVCCPVLQGLLELEAAICLCTTIRLKLLNLNIFIPLALQVLATCGITPPPGFVCPPLV; from the exons ATGGGTTCTAAGGTTTTAGCCATGTTGTTgatatatatgatttgcatTGTGATTTCTTTGCCACCTATCTATGCTTGTGGTTATTGTGAGCCGCGGCCACCTTACAGGCAGCCTAACCCTCCGACTCATCCTCGGCCACATCCGCCCGAACATGGCGGAGGAGGGCCTGGTGGAAAGCCACCGGGTGTTCTTCCACCCATTGTGATGCCCCCTCCGGTAACTAATCCTCCTGGTCATATTCCTCCAATCGTGTTGCCGCCCATAGTTAATCCTCCTGGAACAATACCACCGCCTTCATCCAGCTATCCACCTTACACAAGCCCTCCAGGAAGTGGCGggggaggtggtggtggtggatcACCTGGTAGTGGCGGAGGTGGACATGGTGGATCGCCTGGTAGTGGTGGAGGTGGTGGATCGCCTGGTAGTGGTGGAGGTGGTGGATCGCCTGGTAGTGGTGGAGGTGGTGGATCACCTGGCAGTGGTGGAGGTGGACATGGTGGTGGTGGACACGGAGGAGGTGGTGGATCACCTGGCAGTGGTGGAGGTGGACATGGTGGTGGTGGACACGGTGGAGGTGGTGGATCACCTGGCAGTGGTGGAG GTGGACATGGTGGTGGTGGATCACCTGGTAGTGGTGGTGGCGGAGGTGGATCTCCAGGAGGTGGGGGTGGTGGACCTGGCTGTGGTGGTTGCGGTGGAGGACCAGGTCTCGTCCCTCCGCCTGCTACTTGTCCCATCAATGCACTAAAACTAGGGCTGTGTGTGGATGTGTTGGGAGGATTGGTGCATATTGGTTTGGGAGATCCAGTAGAGAATGTATGTTGTCCAGTACTTCAAGGTTTGCTTGAGCTAGAAGCAGCTATCTGCCTCTGCACCACCATTAGGCTTAAACTTCTTAACCTCAACATTTTCATCCCTCTCGCTCTTCAAGTACTAGCAACTTGTGGAATAACTCCTCCTCCTGGCTTCGTATGCCCTCCTTTGGTGTAA
- the LOC108209058 gene encoding uncharacterized protein LOC108209058 isoform X2, with product MGSKVLAMLLIYMICIVISLPPIYACGYCEPRPPYRQPNPPTHPRPHPPEHGGGGPGGKPPGVLPPIVMPPPVTNPPGHIPPIVLPPIVNPPGTIPPPSSSYPPYTSPPGSGGGGGGGGSPGSGGGGHGGSPGSGGGGGSPGSGGGGGSPGSGGGGGSPGSGGGGGSPGSGGGGHGGGGHGGGGGSPGSGGGGHGGGGGSPGSGGGGHGGGGSPGSGGGGGSPGSGGGGHGGGGSPGSGGGGGGSPGGGGGGPGCGGCGGGPGLVPPPATCPINALKLGLCVDVLGGLVHIGLGDPVENVCCPVLQGLLELEAAICLCTTIRLKLLNLNIFIPLALQVLATCGITPPPGFVCPPLV from the exons ATGGGTTCTAAGGTTTTAGCCATGTTGTTgatatatatgatttgcatTGTGATTTCTTTGCCACCTATCTATGCTTGTGGTTATTGTGAGCCGCGGCCACCTTACAGGCAGCCTAACCCTCCGACTCATCCTCGGCCACATCCGCCCGAACATGGCGGAGGAGGGCCTGGTGGAAAGCCACCGGGTGTTCTTCCACCCATTGTGATGCCCCCTCCGGTAACTAATCCTCCTGGTCATATTCCTCCAATCGTGTTGCCGCCCATAGTTAATCCTCCTGGAACAATACCACCGCCTTCATCCAGCTATCCACCTTACACAAGCCCTCCAGGAAGTGGCGggggaggtggtggtggtggatcACCTGGTAGTGGCGGAGGTGGACATGGTGGATCGCCTGGTAGTGGTGGAGGTGGTGGATCGCCTGGTAGTGGTGGAGGTGGTGGATCGCCTGGTAGTGGTGGAGGTGGTGGATCACCTGGCAGTGGTGGAG GTGGTGGATCACCTGGCAGTGGTGGAGGTGGACATGGTGGTGGTGGACACGGTGGAGGTGGTGGATCACCTGGCAGTGGTGGAGGTGGACACGGTGGAGGTGGTGGATCACCGGGCAGTGGTGGAGGTGGACATGGCGGTGGTGGATCACCTGGTAGTGGCGGAGGTGGTGGATCGCCTGGTAGTGGCGGAGGTGGACATGGTGGTGGTGGATCACCTGGTAGTGGTGGTGGCGGAGGTGGATCTCCAGGAGGTGGGGGTGGTGGACCTGGCTGTGGTGGTTGCGGTGGAGGACCAGGTCTCGTCCCTCCGCCTGCTACTTGTCCCATCAATGCACTAAAACTAGGGCTGTGTGTGGATGTGTTGGGAGGATTGGTGCATATTGGTTTGGGAGATCCAGTAGAGAATGTATGTTGTCCAGTACTTCAAGGTTTGCTTGAGCTAGAAGCAGCTATCTGCCTCTGCACCACCATTAGGCTTAAACTTCTTAACCTCAACATTTTCATCCCTCTCGCTCTTCAAGTACTAGCAACTTGTGGAATAACTCCTCCTCCTGGCTTCGTATGCCCTCCTTTGGTGTAA
- the LOC108209058 gene encoding uncharacterized protein LOC108209058 isoform X4 — translation MGSKVLAMLLIYMICIVISLPPIYACGYCEPRPPYRQPNPPTHPRPHPPEHGGGGPGGKPPGVLPPIVMPPPVTNPPGHIPPIVLPPIVNPPGTIPPPSSSYPPYTSPPGSGGGGGGGGSPGSGGGGHGGSPGSGGGGGSPGSGGGGGSPGSGGGGGSPGSGGGGHGGGGHGGGGGSPGSGGGGHGGGGHGGGGGSPGSGGGGHGGGGSPGSGGGGGSPGSGGGGHGGGGSPGSGGGGGGSPGGGGGGPGCGGCGGGPGLVPPPATCPINALKLGLCVDVLGGLVHIGLGDPVENVCCPVLQGLLELEAAICLCTTIRLKLLNLNIFIPLALQVLATCGITPPPGFVCPPLV, via the exons ATGGGTTCTAAGGTTTTAGCCATGTTGTTgatatatatgatttgcatTGTGATTTCTTTGCCACCTATCTATGCTTGTGGTTATTGTGAGCCGCGGCCACCTTACAGGCAGCCTAACCCTCCGACTCATCCTCGGCCACATCCGCCCGAACATGGCGGAGGAGGGCCTGGTGGAAAGCCACCGGGTGTTCTTCCACCCATTGTGATGCCCCCTCCGGTAACTAATCCTCCTGGTCATATTCCTCCAATCGTGTTGCCGCCCATAGTTAATCCTCCTGGAACAATACCACCGCCTTCATCCAGCTATCCACCTTACACAAGCCCTCCAGGAAGTGGCGggggaggtggtggtggtggatcACCTGGTAGTGGCGGAGGTGGACATGGTGGATCGCCTGGTAGTGGTGGAGGTGGTGGATCGCCTGGTAGTGGTGGAGGTGGTGGATCGCCTGGTAGTGGTGGAGGTGGTGGATCACCTGGCAGTGGTGGAGGTGGACATGGTGGTGGTGGACACGGAGGAGGTGGTGGATCACCTGGCAGTGGTGGAGGTGGACATGGTGGTGGTGGACACGGTGGAGGTGGTGGATCACCTGGCAGTGGTGGAG GTGGACATGGCGGTGGTGGATCACCTGGTAGTGGCGGAGGTGGTGGATCGCCTGGTAGTGGCGGAGGTGGACATGGTGGTGGTGGATCACCTGGTAGTGGTGGTGGCGGAGGTGGATCTCCAGGAGGTGGGGGTGGTGGACCTGGCTGTGGTGGTTGCGGTGGAGGACCAGGTCTCGTCCCTCCGCCTGCTACTTGTCCCATCAATGCACTAAAACTAGGGCTGTGTGTGGATGTGTTGGGAGGATTGGTGCATATTGGTTTGGGAGATCCAGTAGAGAATGTATGTTGTCCAGTACTTCAAGGTTTGCTTGAGCTAGAAGCAGCTATCTGCCTCTGCACCACCATTAGGCTTAAACTTCTTAACCTCAACATTTTCATCCCTCTCGCTCTTCAAGTACTAGCAACTTGTGGAATAACTCCTCCTCCTGGCTTCGTATGCCCTCCTTTGGTGTAA
- the LOC108209058 gene encoding 36.4 kDa proline-rich protein isoform X9 → MGSKVLAMLLIYMICIVISLPPIYACGYCEPRPPYRQPNPPTHPRPHPPEHGGGGPGGKPPGVLPPIVMPPPVTNPPGHIPPIVLPPIVNPPGTIPPPSSSYPPYTSPPGSGGGGGGGGSPGSGGGGHGGSPGSGGGGGSPGSGGGGGSPGSGGGGGSPGSGGGGGSPGSGGGGHGGGGSPGSGGGGGSPGSGGGGHGGGGSPGSGGGGGGSPGGGGGGPGCGGCGGGPGLVPPPATCPINALKLGLCVDVLGGLVHIGLGDPVENVCCPVLQGLLELEAAICLCTTIRLKLLNLNIFIPLALQVLATCGITPPPGFVCPPLV, encoded by the exons ATGGGTTCTAAGGTTTTAGCCATGTTGTTgatatatatgatttgcatTGTGATTTCTTTGCCACCTATCTATGCTTGTGGTTATTGTGAGCCGCGGCCACCTTACAGGCAGCCTAACCCTCCGACTCATCCTCGGCCACATCCGCCCGAACATGGCGGAGGAGGGCCTGGTGGAAAGCCACCGGGTGTTCTTCCACCCATTGTGATGCCCCCTCCGGTAACTAATCCTCCTGGTCATATTCCTCCAATCGTGTTGCCGCCCATAGTTAATCCTCCTGGAACAATACCACCGCCTTCATCCAGCTATCCACCTTACACAAGCCCTCCAGGAAGTGGCGggggaggtggtggtggtggatcACCTGGTAGTGGCGGAGGTGGACATGGTGGATCGCCTGGTAGTGGTGGAGGTGGTGGATCGCCTGGTAGTGGTGGAGGTGGTGGATCGCCTGGTAGTGGTGGAGGTGGTGGATCACCTGGCAGTGGTGGAG GTGGTGGATCACCTGGCAGTGGTGGAG GTGGACATGGCGGTGGTGGATCACCTGGTAGTGGCGGAGGTGGTGGATCGCCTGGTAGTGGCGGAGGTGGACATGGTGGTGGTGGATCACCTGGTAGTGGTGGTGGCGGAGGTGGATCTCCAGGAGGTGGGGGTGGTGGACCTGGCTGTGGTGGTTGCGGTGGAGGACCAGGTCTCGTCCCTCCGCCTGCTACTTGTCCCATCAATGCACTAAAACTAGGGCTGTGTGTGGATGTGTTGGGAGGATTGGTGCATATTGGTTTGGGAGATCCAGTAGAGAATGTATGTTGTCCAGTACTTCAAGGTTTGCTTGAGCTAGAAGCAGCTATCTGCCTCTGCACCACCATTAGGCTTAAACTTCTTAACCTCAACATTTTCATCCCTCTCGCTCTTCAAGTACTAGCAACTTGTGGAATAACTCCTCCTCCTGGCTTCGTATGCCCTCCTTTGGTGTAA
- the LOC108209058 gene encoding 36.4 kDa proline-rich protein isoform X10 yields the protein MGSKVLAMLLIYMICIVISLPPIYACGYCEPRPPYRQPNPPTHPRPHPPEHGGGGPGGKPPGVLPPIVMPPPVTNPPGHIPPIVLPPIVNPPGTIPPPSSSYPPYTSPPGSGGGGGGGGSPGSGGGGHGGSPGSGGGGGSPGSGGGGGSPGSGGGGGSPGSGGGGHGGGGSPGSGGGGGSPGSGGGGHGGGGSPGSGGGGGGSPGGGGGGPGCGGCGGGPGLVPPPATCPINALKLGLCVDVLGGLVHIGLGDPVENVCCPVLQGLLELEAAICLCTTIRLKLLNLNIFIPLALQVLATCGITPPPGFVCPPLV from the exons ATGGGTTCTAAGGTTTTAGCCATGTTGTTgatatatatgatttgcatTGTGATTTCTTTGCCACCTATCTATGCTTGTGGTTATTGTGAGCCGCGGCCACCTTACAGGCAGCCTAACCCTCCGACTCATCCTCGGCCACATCCGCCCGAACATGGCGGAGGAGGGCCTGGTGGAAAGCCACCGGGTGTTCTTCCACCCATTGTGATGCCCCCTCCGGTAACTAATCCTCCTGGTCATATTCCTCCAATCGTGTTGCCGCCCATAGTTAATCCTCCTGGAACAATACCACCGCCTTCATCCAGCTATCCACCTTACACAAGCCCTCCAGGAAGTGGCGggggaggtggtggtggtggatcACCTGGTAGTGGCGGAGGTGGACATGGTGGATCGCCTGGTAGTGGTGGAGGTGGTGGATCGCCTGGTAGTGGTGGAGGTGGTGGATCGCCTGGTAGTGGTGGAGGTGGTGGATCACCTGGCAGTGGTGGAG GTGGACATGGCGGTGGTGGATCACCTGGTAGTGGCGGAGGTGGTGGATCGCCTGGTAGTGGCGGAGGTGGACATGGTGGTGGTGGATCACCTGGTAGTGGTGGTGGCGGAGGTGGATCTCCAGGAGGTGGGGGTGGTGGACCTGGCTGTGGTGGTTGCGGTGGAGGACCAGGTCTCGTCCCTCCGCCTGCTACTTGTCCCATCAATGCACTAAAACTAGGGCTGTGTGTGGATGTGTTGGGAGGATTGGTGCATATTGGTTTGGGAGATCCAGTAGAGAATGTATGTTGTCCAGTACTTCAAGGTTTGCTTGAGCTAGAAGCAGCTATCTGCCTCTGCACCACCATTAGGCTTAAACTTCTTAACCTCAACATTTTCATCCCTCTCGCTCTTCAAGTACTAGCAACTTGTGGAATAACTCCTCCTCCTGGCTTCGTATGCCCTCCTTTGGTGTAA